Part of the Cottoperca gobio chromosome 16, fCotGob3.1, whole genome shotgun sequence genome, TTTCCACCTTGCTGATCACTTTGATGTCCCGCCCGTGTGCCCCCAGAGTTCGCCGCACATCTTTGACATCCTGGGCAGAGCGGATGAAGCTGGCGAACACCATGTCAATGCCCTGGGCAACCCCGAACCTCAGGTCGGCCTCGTCTCGCTCGCTGACCGCCTGCAGGCCGATGAGGTCGCAGCCAGGGAGGTTAACACCTTTACGACTGCACAGCAGACCACTGGCCTCCACCACCGTATCCACCCAATCAGAGCCTGTTAGGAAGTTAAGGAAAATAAGAGGCCAAATTATCCTCTATGAATTGATGAAactatatttttgtatttatttatactgaaaaaaaaaaatatatacatatatatatatatatatatataaaacaagagGTAAGCAATACAGGCTTGAAGGTTTGTTGAAGTCAACTTAATGTGTATTACCTATTTCTACTACTTTGAGTCCAATGAGGCCGTCATCGATGTAGATCTTGCTTCCCTTCTTGAGGACTTTGGGCAGGCTGGAGTAGTCCACCCAGATAATCTTCCCGTCTGTCTTGTCTTTGTCACTGTCTGCTGTCACCACACGGACATGGCTGCCCTTTACAAggtgcacctcctcctccactttctATACAAAAAGAGGCAAACAGTAAAAACTATCATCATGTCTATTATCAACATATTTTTAACGAGTGTTAGTACCATATAGGTCATTTTCTATGCATTAAATAGTATTTTATGTCAACACACGTGTCATTTGTGCATATGTGAAAgaacacatgtatgtataaccTGTTGGGTAAGTACGGAGTTTCTTTCAAGTGTTATTTTAAGCGACTGTGTTTGCGTTTGTGTGAACATGACTACACACAGACGAGGACTTGCAAGCTGTTGTTGTTAACCATGAACATAAGAACCAGCAAACTCAGTTATTTATTAAGTGTAATTCATGCTCTGCtaatattctaaataaatatattctccACTGGCATGTAAGCATTACAGTACAGCTGTAGATAGTATGTTGCAGGTCCTTGTCAAATATTTGGCTTTCTCGTCCTGGGAGAGAATCTTCCTCTGTTTGATGTTGCAAAACCACAATCTGCATCTGAGCCGGATCTGAAACCTGCTTGATCCAACtccacatgcaaacacatgtttGACGGTTTGATTTAATGGCATGCCAAGCTTAAAAAAGTGTGTTTATGACGGCTGAATATTACCGCTAATTCACATCAgccaatgatgatgatgatgataacgTGACAGAATTAAACCGTACGGGTTTATCATTTTCCTACAAATAGTTCAACTGCTTTCTACTGATAATTTGTtcatgtctgttgttgttgtcttgcaAGAGTGTTCATGATACAGTATGTAAGgtcaataaattaaaaagagtTGGTAAGAATATAGCaaagataatatataatgtaaaatataacacGTGTTATTAACGCCACTTAATTCCATCTTCCTATTACGcaactaaacacaaacacaacaagcaGGAATCAGCAGCTCATACGTCATGCAGAGCATTTTCTAAGCTAATCAAGGCATGGAGAGGCTTCCAAGAGCTTTGAGTTATTTGTTCAGCAAAGCAGACGGCatgcaacagcaacacaaagaaCAACAAATCAAGACgataaaaaaagagaatgagGACACAACACCAGCTGTCCTTTAGCCAAAATAAATGTAGGTAACGACCGGAAAGGAATGATGGCGAGACAAAGCAGTGGACTTATAGTCAGCATGCCTTACAGCTGACTCAATGTGACGGATGAATTAGGTTAAGACTGTTTGATGGATGAAGTATAACATGTTTACCCCTTTCACTAATCCGGTGCGGATCTCCGGACCCTTCGTATCCAAGGCGATGGCAACCGGTCGATAATACAAGGGGTCAGAGGTTATCGTCTCCACCGCCTCCCGGATGTTTTTGATGGTTTCACCGTGGTACTGACAGACAcatggagggagacagagaatcAATACATGACTAAAGGAAAGATCAAAACATGTGCATAAGTACTGTAAATCGTGAAGAAGTACTGTACGCACTTCATGTGAGCCATGGGAGAAATTCAGACGTGCAATATTCATTCCTGCCTTGACCATCTCTTGGAGTTTGGGGATTGATCGGGATGCAGGACCTGAAAGGAACAGAAGTAAGAGAAAggacattttacattaaaactgagcagcaaaaataaataatacatcacTGGGTCCAGTTctcaaatttgacattttgttgcTTCTCCGTGTTTACTGCGATAGTGATCCGAAAACCTTTAGGTTTTTTGACTGACCAAATTTCcgaacgtttttttttttctaatccTGCTGACTATATATAGAATAATTTATAGAATAAACTATGTTGATCTCTTTACCGGCTACTTCATCACTTTAGATACAATCCCTTCAGTGAGCAGTAAAGAAATACCTGCCTTTGTGAGGAATCAAAAGGCGATATGCAGGAACTACAAAGATTTTTCTtctaattatctttttttctgGGCAGAAGTAAATCAGAGACAGCTCGACAGCTGGCTGTCCGACAGACTCCCACCAGACTTTTCTTTTGCCAGAAAACAAACTTGAAACTGAGACTCAGTGTCTGCGACCGGTTGTCACACTCACCGATGGTGCAGATTATGCTGGTGTTGCGcgctgtgattggctcttggttGATGTCCAGCAGACAGAGATGCTCCAAGAAAGTGTCAGCCATGCTGGCATCTAGTTGCTGGCGTTGGATGAAAGAGTCCGGTTGTGTCATAGCCTCGGAGTAGCGCCTGATTCGAGCTGCAGCAACAGAGAAATGTTGTTAGCGAGGTGAAGTCATGAAAACTCTACTGCCAACTCCACCTGCGAGTACAAGTTAACTGAACACCTCAAACTGAGAAATATGTATTGCTGTGTAAATGATGAGGACGAACAACACTTCAGGTAGCCTTTGTGTTAAGTGGAGATAATAATGGCAGCTTTCAAACACAGAATTTGAATGTACAGTGTCAGTAGAGGGAGTATAAATTcagtatgtgcacacacacatactgacctGACATTAGGGGGTCATGAAGATTTACATGCTGACATTCAGCTGTCATACGAGTCGGTTATATGAAAACCAAACACTGCAGTTAAGATTATCTTCGACAAGCAGCAAATTTGAAAGCAGGAAGAAACGCTCATATTAATGCCATGTAGAGGAATACAATGGGCTGTTTGGGGACatttgaaacaaatgaaaatacgAAAAGAGTCACCACTCCAGCAATTCTTAACTATAAAGAAGGCTGTATTTCAGACAACTGGAAGAAGACATGTAGTTTAATAAAAGATTATTGCGTCTACTGAAGATATCCAATTGAGAGAGCGGGGTAACAGGCATAGGACTCAAATGCAGACTACCGATACAGTTCGGGGCTTTATTGTTCAAAAGGCAGATAAATCATGATTCAGGCACGTACGGGTTGGCATTTCTATTGCGACCCGCCATGATGTAGCAGTTCCAACTTTTTCCAAATCCTCCAATTCCTTGTGGAAATCAATGCAGCAGACTTCCTTACCAAGATGTATACATGTGGTTGTTTGTTTGCAGGCTTCATTCAGTTATTGCTGTGGAGTAGGCCGCAACCAATCCTTCGAATATCTCCTATTATAGAAACCATCCACTGACCATCCTTTGACTGTAAGGTAGTGCGTCTATTTAAACACACTATCAATATCATGCAAAATGTTCCTTAATGCTTTGCCAGAAATCAAAGAAATGTTCACTCTACATGCGTCAAACCAAAAGTGTCGACGTTCCAGCTGCCATCTTCCAAGATGGGCACAGgttaagggttagggttcagGTAGCAGGAGAAGCATTGAAACTCTAACAGACTTTCAAGGAGTGAGTggaaaagaggaagacaaaCTGACGTGTCTTGCCTTCTCAGAAGAGACACTCAAACTGAAAGGAGACTGATTTGGCTGCATTTGTGTTGTTGTCCAGTATGTCAGTGTCGGAGCTACATGCTCTTCTCCATCCTGAGAAGCACAGTGCTGACACATTCTCCTTATCATTGAAAAACAGTTCTTTCACATTGCTGTCTTTAGAGCCATCATTACTATAAAACTattgattagagcagctttaaaataTATGTGTTCAGCTATCTGATGgagtagatagatagacagagtgTATTTTTGTCTATTACTAAGTCATCTCCACTTAGTAGTAGATATTTAAACAATTTCTATTGAAACAAGCAACATTTAAGCTCAaagaatatttgtttatatttattttatgtcctTTCTCCTAAAATTCGTAAAATCGTAAAGCCTTTCAACACCCACTGACACCACTTGTCACCACTGCTGCAAATTACCTGAGCGATCAAACCAGTAAAGTGAGCCAGTGCCTTTCATGCAAAGCACTTTGGTACCTGGTTGAGGGCTTTGAGACAGTTCAATGGCATCCATTTTAAAGGATGTCACAATCAGTCAAGCCCGCAATTTCTACCACCataggggaggagagagagtgaagaccatcgaggaggaggacgagagggGAGCCTGTCAGACAAGGTCGCCGCTAATGGCACAACGGACGCAAAAAGGTGAGGACAAAGGGGGGGGGAATctaaaaaagaacatttctatGGATCTCAatgcagaaaagagaaaagtaaaatTACTCTTAAGGGTTTTTTTGCACTGCCTACAGTGTTATGACCTTGTTGACCTTTATCATTTAATAGTgtcatgtttgagtgtgtgctaTGAATAAAGCGCTCTGTGGAGAATGGACAGAAGGACAAAGCTTGGAGTCTGCAGAGGAAACTCCCCGATGAAAATGGTGACTTTTGCAGCATAATGTGAACATGCACAAAGCTCCTCCAGCCTGTGGATTCGGAAGCTgtcagtgtttttttctccctttctcttcgtgtctttctctctccatctccctgtgACCCAGTTCTGCCGCACCGCTGCACACATCATTACGTGTCCCACTGagatcctccagctctgacacATCCCAGAGAGTACACATGGaaacacatgcgcacacatacATGGATACAGGTACCTGTTACTGGAAGGCTGACGATAAATAAAGCAGTTCCAAAATATCAGTCTGTGGCACTCTCTTGATAAGAGAGGTGAACCAGGGGATGGGTGTGGCCTGTTCGCAGCGGGTCACATTGTCACTGTGCATGTGTTCAATGGATCAGTGAACCCAAGGTAAGAGGGCAGATGTTTTTCCAACCGTGACTCTGCACTAAAGTTCAAAAGCATCAACTGGGTAGCATATttgattaaatcattttatattgcATAAGCACGGATATTGAAAAAGGATAAATTAGTATCCACAGATTTACCTACGGCACACAAAGCTCCTGTGTCATCACTTGACTTAAACAGTAAATCCAGGTAAATAAACCCAGCTCATTTTTGGATTTTTAATCACGCTGAAGTTGATAATGTACAACACTTGTTAGTTCTGCACCCACATTACTAAACAAAATAATTGGTCCACTtacccatttaaaaaaaagtatccaTTCATATAAATAACAAATCCAGTGCACGGTTCCTccgttttagtttttatattctGTAATTTTTCTGCGCTCAGGTCGTGCACTTGTCTTGTGACACCGAAACAAGCCGGGttcactctttttctttcattttcacactCTGACCCCTTTGCTGCCCCCTCATTTCTCCTCCCACTCACACATTTTGGAGGGGGGCACTGCTTGCAACACAGGGAGGATTTTGGATTGATTCTAGTAGCCTGATTGGACCAAGATGATGCTAAAAATGGAAAAAGGGTTATGCCACGGTGATGACGGTAAACTATCAGGGTGTACTACAGCACAAAGTGATACATCGCAGGTtatgtaaccctaaccctgagcTTGACACAAACTGGACACATAATATCTTTATAGTACTTTGGAGATGATTGTAAATTGTGCTTGAACTATTTGTTAGTTAGGCAGATCAATTTTGAGAATCATTTAATGTTTAAGTCATTCATCAagttaaaatgccaaatatttgatattttaagtttCTCAAATAAGGGGgaattgttgcttttctttattttattttgttgcaaaactttgttttttggacaaaacaagacatttgaagacgtcaacTTGAGCAaggagaaaatgtaaatgtctgccTTTGTGAAAAACTtgtgaaatgttcttttttcaattatttcTATCCTTTTTAAgtattctgtatttaaaaaataagtaaacagatcaatgaataatgaatgattCTTATAGGCCAAAAAGTTAATAAGTAATTCATAAATGGTTCTTACAGTAGTTCAAGTCAGCAGTTATAAATGTCAATAAGTAATTGAAAAATTAATTTTGTCCCACATGGCCTGAAGCAAAGGTCAGATATCAAACAGTCCATTAGAGGAATCCACAGGATGGTCCAAAGAGCTGGAACTACAAAGAAAGTCTAATAATTTACCACCAGCCAATTGGGCACCAAACATGTAGATTTTATTAATGGCTTACAACTGTCTATGAAGTTGTAGTAGATGATTTACTCACCCTTACTAAAGGGTGACTTACTCTAAAATGGTATCTTTCTGGGttagaaaaacatatttctaagAGTTTATTGCAGATTTAGTTTAATGTTCTTGATCTCAGAAAGTTTTTGAAACTTTAAAAAGAGTTGTGTCATTACTAATCTGATGTCCTCCACAGTTTGCATTTACCCTCTGCAGCcgactggaaaacacacaaacctgttCTAGAGAGTTATAGATGGGTAACGGTTGATGTTATATAACTGTGAGACTTTGACAAATGAGGTGGCACATAGAGATTACGTGTCTTCCGCTCAGTGACACAGTTTACTTAAAATTTCTTCGGGTGCATGGAGCTGTGTATCTATGCACAGTCAGGCATGAACCCAGTCTGACAGTCAGAGGGTGTAAATCGTTAGCCAAAGGACAAACAGACCTTTGTTCCTGAGTAGACTAGAGAAACCCTGCAGCTCTCTGCCACACACCTAGTATGATATAATGATAGTGCTATGATATAATAGCACTGAACATAATTACCAGACTAACTTAAAGGTCAGTTTTACGCATGGAGtgcaaagtaaaataatatgaTTAATTAAAACTTTCACCTTTTAGTCTTTAACATTGAGCACTACATAGTCAGTTGTTTCTGGAGGAAATTATGACTTTCTATGGAGCTTATGAGCAAACAATTGACAAAAGGGGAAACATGAGTGATCAATATCTGGCGGAGGGAGATAAATAAACAGCAGGACATTTTTTCAGATGAAAATTAAACAATCTAACAAAATTGCATGCTATATAAACAGCAGGGTACATAAATAAGTGTTGGCACGCTGCATATAGTCCTCAAACAGGATGCTACACAGGCACATTAAGTAAGGTTGTAACGTTTACATATTTAGAGAGGAAATGACCAACCTGTTTGATGCAAGACGCAGATCAAGAAGACTGAGAGGTGAGGAGGGACTATAGGGAAGGACAATcgcaaaaaaaatgtaaataatgtgtaggtgtgtgttttaGCGCCATCTGGTGTACAGCAGTGTTACTTCTGCTTTTGCAAGCTTGCCACAATAACGACATGAGAACAGGAGAAGgacattcattttttattcaccAGCATTAATAATATCTTGGGTTGAATGCAAAGTGTATGAAGATGCAAGAAACCCTGAGTTCAAGCTTCAGTGAGTGTCATCACAAATATGGTTGTTATGTTGG contains:
- the pklr gene encoding pyruvate kinase PKLR codes for the protein VAAARIRRYSEAMTQPDSFIQRQQLDASMADTFLEHLCLLDINQEPITARNTSIICTIGPASRSIPKLQEMVKAGMNIARLNFSHGSHEYHGETIKNIREAVETITSDPLYYRPVAIALDTKGPEIRTGLVKGKVEEEVHLVKGSHVRVVTADSDKDKTDGKIIWVDYSSLPKVLKKGSKIYIDDGLIGLKVVEIGSDWVDTVVEASGLLCSRKGVNLPGCDLIGLQAVSERDEADLRFGVAQGIDMVFASFIRSAQDVKDVRRTLGAHGRDIKVISKVESRQGVQNFEEILAESDGVMVARGDLGIEIPAEKVFIAQKMMIGRCNSAGKPVICATQMLESMVAHPRPTRAEGSDVANAVLDGADCVMLSGETAKGLFPVEAVAMMHSICREAEAAIFHQQLFEELRRLTPLSSDPTEVTAIGAVESSFKCCAGAIIVLTTSGRAAHLLSRYRPRCPIISITRSPQVARQSQLLRGVFPVLFHPLPAPVWADDVDNRVNFGMDIGKARGFFKSGDMVIVVTGWIPGSGHTNIMRAVNVP